In candidate division WOR-3 bacterium, one DNA window encodes the following:
- the smpB gene encoding SsrA-binding protein SmpB — MVKVVATNRKALRDYTVFEKMEAGIALTGTEVKSLREGGASLDGGYAIIENGEAFLCDVSIAPYRQGNIFNRDPRRRRKLLLHKDEIKRLFGKTTLRGFTLIPLRLYFNDRGIAKVELALCKGKKAIDRREELKKRAMEREERRWR, encoded by the coding sequence ATGGTGAAGGTCGTGGCAACCAACCGCAAGGCGCTGCGTGACTATACCGTTTTCGAGAAAATGGAGGCGGGCATCGCCCTGACTGGCACTGAGGTCAAGTCACTGCGGGAAGGCGGCGCCTCACTTGACGGCGGTTATGCGATAATTGAAAATGGGGAGGCATTTCTCTGTGATGTCAGTATCGCCCCCTACCGTCAGGGCAACATCTTCAACCGTGACCCGCGGCGCCGGCGCAAACTGTTGTTACACAAGGATGAAATCAAACGGCTCTTCGGTAAAACCACCTTGCGCGGATTTACCTTGATTCCGCTCCGGCTCTATTTCAACGATCGCGGCATCGCCAAGGTGGAACTGGCGCTCTGCAAGGGCAAGAAGGCGATTGACCGCCGGGAGGAACTGAAGAAACGGGCAATGGAACGGGAGGAACGGCGATGGCGATGA
- a CDS encoding N-acetylmuramoyl-L-alanine amidase, giving the protein MKKLFLLLLLLWSIITYAVPQKIINGIDYLSLAGITAQLNGRCWRITVNGNATRFVTILPPPADSSSRLDNGRLEYTFIPDSNFVIHNSRKLKLPLPAIVDSGELYLPAVVAAALFPELDVPVLSTIETDRRSDTLILRLLLNPLQTRNSPLVFFSQKNSSLEYRLILGCRMDSVFIQQLRLLSLTSSTLLNGIKPDSGTVGTSLVCTFRQPVSEKIVPLANGLELHLTPLPKRRVTRIIIDPGHGGKDPGAIGRTGTQEKEIVLDIARRVGERLKNQGFEVYFTRDCDQYVSLAERAEKAVKTASQIFVSIHANWSENRSASGLETYFLSEAKTDWERAVATRENEVFEREIANPFISKNDPVSLILADLAQHEFLYESSILALRIQEAGLDLVRTQDRGVRQANFYVLRNIFMPAVLVECGFLSNRQEEQALRKPEYRAKLARAIAAGIIGFAKEYELRLNGNH; this is encoded by the coding sequence ATGAAAAAGTTATTTCTCCTTCTCTTGCTTTTATGGAGCATTATTACTTACGCTGTTCCCCAGAAAATTATTAATGGCATTGATTACCTGTCTCTCGCTGGCATCACCGCTCAGCTCAACGGCCGGTGCTGGCGAATTACAGTGAACGGAAATGCAACCCGTTTTGTTACCATCCTCCCGCCGCCCGCTGACTCCAGCAGCCGGCTTGATAACGGGCGCTTGGAATATACTTTTATACCGGACAGTAATTTTGTGATTCACAACTCCCGGAAGCTGAAACTGCCCCTGCCCGCCATTGTTGACTCGGGTGAACTCTATCTGCCGGCAGTTGTTGCTGCTGCTCTATTTCCGGAACTGGATGTACCGGTTCTCTCCACGATCGAAACTGATCGCAGAAGCGATACTCTGATTCTGCGGTTGCTTTTAAACCCGCTCCAAACCAGAAATTCGCCGCTGGTTTTCTTCAGCCAGAAAAATTCCTCGCTTGAATACCGGCTGATTCTTGGCTGCCGAATGGACTCAGTTTTCATCCAGCAGTTGCGACTGTTATCGCTTACCAGTTCCACCCTGCTTAACGGTATCAAACCCGACTCGGGCACGGTCGGCACCAGCCTTGTCTGCACCTTCCGCCAGCCGGTATCAGAAAAAATTGTCCCCTTGGCGAATGGACTTGAACTCCACCTGACACCACTGCCCAAACGCCGGGTTACCAGAATTATTATTGATCCCGGTCATGGTGGTAAAGACCCGGGAGCAATCGGCAGAACTGGAACACAGGAAAAGGAAATCGTCCTCGATATCGCCCGCCGAGTCGGTGAACGGCTGAAAAATCAGGGCTTTGAGGTGTATTTCACCCGTGATTGCGACCAGTATGTGTCACTTGCCGAACGGGCAGAAAAGGCGGTAAAAACTGCAAGCCAGATATTCGTCAGCATCCACGCCAACTGGTCGGAAAACCGCTCCGCATCCGGGCTTGAAACCTACTTTCTCTCAGAGGCAAAGACCGACTGGGAACGGGCAGTTGCCACCCGTGAAAATGAAGTATTTGAGCGGGAAATCGCCAACCCGTTCATCAGCAAAAACGATCCGGTATCACTGATTCTCGCCGATCTTGCCCAGCATGAATTTCTCTATGAATCCAGCATCCTCGCATTGCGGATTCAGGAAGCCGGACTTGACCTGGTGCGCACCCAGGACCGGGGGGTCCGGCAGGCAAACTTTTATGTTTTGCGCAACATCTTCATGCCCGCGGTTCTTGTGGAGTGCGGTTTCTTGAGCAACCGCCAGGAGGAGCAGGCACTGCGCAAACCGGAATACCGGGCAAAACTCGCCCGTGCCATCGCTGCCGGCATTATCGGCTTTGCCAAAGAATACGAACTCCGGCTCAACGGGAACCACTAA
- a CDS encoding RluA family pseudouridine synthase, with amino-acid sequence MATSATIKRFQRIASQRLWGKRLDVYLVLSGLGVSRTRAASLITAGKVLVNGQTVKPSYRVKPGDLITAEFEYEPELTIEPEPMELNIVYEDEDVIVIDKPAGVVVHPARGNRSGTLVQGLLFHCQHLPLRPDSPLRPGVVHRLDKDTTGLLMFAKTDEALRSLSTQIEHRTVLREYLCFAWGDFELSSGTIDAPIGRHTIDRQRMAVTPFSARTAITSYEVLRRYNVCTYLRLRLRTGRTHQIRVHLQHINHPVVGDPDYGGRSLAVLTQREHIPLHQEILTRIKRQALHAARLGFTHPRTRRFLEFTSPLPKDMEQLLLFLEETAREHRL; translated from the coding sequence ATGGCAACCTCTGCAACAATCAAGCGATTCCAGCGCATTGCCTCGCAGCGGCTCTGGGGTAAACGGCTGGATGTGTATCTTGTCCTTTCCGGACTCGGCGTTTCCCGGACCCGGGCGGCATCCCTGATTACCGCCGGCAAGGTACTGGTTAACGGTCAGACAGTCAAACCCAGCTACCGGGTGAAACCTGGCGATCTGATTACCGCCGAGTTTGAATACGAACCGGAGCTGACCATCGAGCCGGAACCGATGGAGCTGAATATTGTGTATGAAGATGAAGATGTAATTGTAATCGATAAACCGGCAGGAGTAGTGGTCCATCCGGCACGGGGAAACCGTTCGGGTACACTGGTTCAGGGACTGCTCTTTCACTGTCAGCACCTGCCGCTGCGACCGGACTCGCCGCTGCGTCCCGGTGTCGTCCATCGCCTCGACAAGGATACAACCGGACTGCTGATGTTTGCCAAAACTGATGAAGCCCTGCGCAGTCTCTCTACGCAGATCGAACACCGGACCGTTCTGCGGGAATACCTCTGTTTTGCCTGGGGCGATTTCGAGCTGTCCAGCGGCACGATTGATGCTCCAATCGGCCGGCACACGATCGACCGTCAGCGAATGGCAGTCACGCCGTTTTCAGCCCGGACCGCGATCACCAGTTATGAAGTTCTGCGCCGGTATAATGTCTGCACCTATCTCCGCCTGCGTCTGCGCACCGGCAGAACGCACCAGATCCGGGTTCACCTCCAGCATATCAATCATCCAGTAGTCGGGGATCCGGATTACGGTGGCAGAAGTCTTGCGGTGCTCACCCAGCGGGAACATATCCCGTTACACCAAGAAATCCTCACCCGGATTAAACGTCAGGCACTCCATGCAGCCCGACTCGGCTTCACCCACCCCCGCACCCGCAGATTCTTAGAATTCACTTCGCCTTTGCCCAAAGATATGGAGCAGCTGCTTCTGTTTCTGGAAGAAACAGCCCGGGAGCATCGACTGTGA